The Lolium rigidum isolate FL_2022 chromosome 2, APGP_CSIRO_Lrig_0.1, whole genome shotgun sequence genomic interval CTTCCCCTCCCCGGCATGGCTACTTGGCTTCTGCTCCTGCAGATCTTGATGCTGCGTTCTTTGTCGATGCTTTCTTCTTTAGCGTGCTCTTGATCTTTGCGCTAGCTTTCCTTGATGGGATATGACGATCTTGGGAACTGCCATGGTGAACCTTTTGTTCCTGGTGTAGATCTATGCATATATATGGCCGTCTCTCTTTCTGTCTCTGTGTTGTCTTCTCCGTTGGCTTCGACCTCAGGGCCTTGCGGCCTTTAATTCTCCCCTGCTTCCGCTTTTAATCCTCGAAAGGAGCACACAGGCGCACggaccccttttctttttctcctttgTTCCTCACTTTCTTTCTTATCCTTTCCTCTCATCCTTTTCATCTCTCTTTTCTCTTAGCTTTTCCCCCTCCCTCTTCCCCAGCACCTTGCATCAAAAGAGTAGCCATGTCTTGGATGATGTAGCATGCAGCACGGCAGTACTGCCAAGCCACAAGCACAACCCTACAAACAAAGTTGTGTTTTGTGTGGTGGTATGTTTCTCTCTCATCTTTTCCCTAGCTTTTTTTCACCTTTTCCATTCTCCTTTTCCCCTCCCTTTAATCTCGCTTTGTATCCATTTGCTTGGTTCTTTGTTGCACCATAAGAATCCTCACACCTTAGGCTCTCACACTCCCCCATCCGTCCTGCCATATACACACACAGCATATTCTTGATTTCTTAGCTCTTTCTATCTTAACATTCGTTTCATTTTGGCTTTGTGCGAATCTAATGAAGTGCAACTTGTGTCAATCACCAGGGTCTAGGGCTCGTGAAGCCCATGGAGGAGATGATCATGACTGCAAACCAAAATCCTAATGCGAATCAGAATCCACCACCAGCGCCGGCAACTGGTGCTGAAGCCCAGAGAGCCGCCGGTCCTAATccgccggcggcagcagcgggCGCGGCGTCAGCCGGTGCGGGATCCACGGAGCGGAAGGCGCGGCCGCAGAAGGAGAAAGCAATCAACTGCCCGAGGTGCAACTCCACCAACACCAAGTTCTGCTACTACAACAACTACAGCCTCCAGCAGCCGCGCTACTTCTGCAAGACGTGCCGGCGCTACTGGACCGAGGGAGGCTCCCTCCGGAACGTCCCGGTCGGCGGCGGCTCACGGAAGAACAAGCGGTCGTCCTCAGCGGTCGTGTCGTCCGCGGCGGCTGCTGCCGTCTCCACCTCCGCGGCGGCTTCCGGGACGATCCCCGTCGGGATGGCGGCCAAGAATCCGAAGCTGATGCATGAGGGCGCGCACGACCTGAACCTGGCGTTCCCGCACCACCACGGCCGCGTCCTGCACCCGTCGGAGTACGCCGCGTTCCCTAGCCTGGAGAGCAGCAACGTCTGCAACCCAGCGGGTGCCATGGCGGCCAACGGCACGGGCGGCAGGGGCATTGGCGCGTTCTCGGCGATGGAGCTGCTGAGGAGCACAGGCTGCTACGTTCCGCTGCCGCAGGTGCAGCTAGGGATGCCTCCGGAGTACGCTGCTGCGGGGTTCGCGCTTGGCGAGTTCCGCATGCCACCGCCGCATCAGCAACACCAGCAGCATCAGCAGCAGCAACACCACCAGCAACAGCAGCAACACCAACAGCAGGTTCAGAACATGCTCGGATTTTCGCTGGACacgggaggaggtggtggcggcggtgggggtTATGGCGCTGGGTTGCAGGGGACGCAGGAGAGCGCAGCAGGCAGGTTGCTGTTCCCCTTCGAAGACTTGAAGCCGGAGGTGAGCGCTGCTGGAAGAGGTGCAAGCGGCGGTGGCGGGGATCAGTATGAGCACAGCAAGGAACAggaaggtggtggtggcggcggcggtcatgAAACCCTCGGGTTCTGGAATAATGGCATGATCGGAAATGGCAGCAGcaatgacggcggcggtggcggtggttctTGGTAGGTTGGTGCCAGCTACGCGCGTGGCGCCGCCTTTAACATTCATGCATGGCTCATGCACGCGCGGTTGTCAGCATGTGAAGATGATAGATCGAGATAGAGACAAGGAGTTAATAAGCGGTGGTGGTGATTAGTGTTACATATGGCGTTTTATCTCTCTTCAATTGGGGTTTGGTTTTCCTACTGTTCTTGCTGTTCCTTCTTAATTTCTTCCTGTTTGTTCATGTGTGTGGTGATCGACTTGGGGGCTAACACAGATTAAGTAAGGAGTGATGAACTAGTGATATAAAGCTTTCTATTTATCttaagcaaatgaatcatattTTTGATTATAGTGACAAATGAGTTGTTCATCATGCTCTTTATTCATGAAGAATCTGCAGTGATGATCCTTTGTTTTTACCGCATGGTTCGAGTCCAAACATCAAGTTGATTGGCCAGACTCTTCTAGCATagaactctagctagattagagggtttTTGTGAAGCCGAAATGCACTCGTTTTTCTTTACATAGTGATTGCGATCAACACCCAGGGCCTTACAgcatgtaatatatgtttcttttcCTGCATACCTGTACGTCAGACATATATTCCCCCTTCTTCTGTGCTCTTTTCTTGTAGCAGGCTGGCTAGCTCCGAGAGTCTGAGATGTCGTCTCTCGCCATCATCCGGAAACCAAGAATCTTCCAGCCATGAAAAGCACTAGCTAGTGCGAGGAGCAGAAAAGGAGCGCAATGGCGAAAGAGAGAATATGTATGTATGACAAgcacctctttctctctctctccatgaAACTATTATCATATGTTAGGCCATCGTGCTCATTTGTACGAACCATGCCATTTTTCTAAACCAGTAGGTACACTCAGCCACTCCTCACATCATATTGCCACGCCCCTTGCATCCTGGCGAGAGTACCTGACCTCTCATGTCAAGTGTGGAATTTTTGACAGAAGAGACCACCTGCGCGAGTgaattgtcaaaaaggaccaccttcaaaaattattgtcaaaaaggaccacctgcgtCATGGCGGCACGCGTGCCAGGTGACACGTGTcgcctgccgccacagccggaggcggcagggcctgccgccaCAGCCAACGGCGGCATGTTCATATTGTGCTGATATATGAATAGTAGCCCgttttgattttttaaaaaatatctcaaaaaattcgaaaaaataccTACATGTAGCTAACTCTATGCACTACAATCGTGCAAAAATTCACTGTAAAATACGTTGTATTTTGGGctcaacaaaaaagacaaattcaacaaattttgtTCTAACGTGCACTGTTCATTGATCAGGACACTATTCATTGATCATTGTGGACATGCCGCCAGGGGCAACGGCGGCACGCCCTGGCTGTGGCGGCAGGCCACAGGTGTCGCCTGGCACGCGTGCCGCCACGacgcaggtggtcctttttgataaTAATTTTCGGAGgtggtcatttttgacaattcACTCACGCAGGTGGTCTGTTTTGTCAAAAATTCGTCAAGTGTGTACAAGAAGTGAACTCCCTTTGTTTATCTCTATCGAATGGTCGGACTACAGTTTTAACCATAAAAAAGACGTTCTTCCATTCTTAATTTTGAGCCCACAAAAACATTCTCCTGGGGATGGGATCCCGCCGCATACTATTCCTTCATCTAGTTGCATTCGGCCAACCTTATATACAAATAAACCACCAGTTTCATATTCAATGTGCTGCTAGGACTACTCATTAAGGAAGATAAGATATGGTATGGTATGTTTGGGTATGTGTGCAAGTGCAACCATGCCCTACAGTTCTAGCGGGCCATCGACCCATGCTTCAGGTTGCCATAGTTCGTTTCTGCACTACTACAAATACAGGTTATTTAGCAATAATGGGCACACAAAATTAAAACCCTCAAATGATCACCATATTTTTCTAGTTGCTCCATTGTTTTATCATTTCTCTAATGATCTAGAGCAAGGAGCCTAGATAACTATGCTTTGTAATAATAAAACTCTAGTTCTTGCAAAATCATCATGTTCTTTATTTTTCTCTGTCCTTTCTCTAGTCACAGTATCTTATGTTGGCGCCTTCTTGCCAAATAGTTATGTACTTATTGTACCCCCCTCTCCCTTCTCAAGCCATAGATCATAGTATCATATcatattttttcgaaatggagtatCATATCATATGTTGCTACTTCTTGCCAAATAGTAATCTTCTCCATTTTCGACCGTGCTTCTTATGTGACCATCTGGTGGTGCTCTGAGAATGGTATTGAACTATTTCAGTGACAACGTTTGCACCGACAACAATCAGGGACCAGCCTCAGACGAACATGGTTACATTAACTTATAGTGGCTTAATTTGACAACCCTATTGTTTTCCTATTGACCTAACGATAAACCCTCATTTAAGGCTTCCTAGGTTGCTTTGCGTCCAGCCTCCTCCTAGTTGGCTAGTACTGCCCCTAAACTTGATGGAAATTATAACCATTTGGCACCACGTAAATATAGTTGGTTGCCTTCGTATTTCGCCTGCCAATCGATAACCGTCTAGGGCAGGTAGGGAAGTCACATGAGGAATCTAACTCTAAAGCCGTGATAGACACTTCACTTCTTTATTGCGATGTGTACTGGTTTGCTCTTCTTGATCAAGCTTTGCCGTCCATCTTGCATTGAACGACTGAGATATGTAACTTACcgcttcttgtcatatgcttatccTAGTCGATGTTGATATTCCAAGGGACATCTTTGGTGATATCGTGCATCATTGTTCTTCCTCCCACAAATGCAAGGCGTTATCTCTCTTCATTTATCTGTCAACTTTGGTTTTCACATGTTTACAAAGCTATAAAGCCAAGAGTTGGAGATCAGCCTCCATTATCTCTTCTTCCTGGTTGTATAAACCCTAGCCATCACTTTGCATGTTGATGGGACCTCTTTATTTTGTTTAAATATAACTATAAAAATCCCACCAAAATATAGATTATGTTTGTATTTGTGAGTTAACTGAAGATAGGTTTAGGACTTTTGCCTGATCCTATCGACAAACAACTAACAATGGTGGGAGTGTCTATCCCTTTGCTGAGTTTCTTTTATCGGGCACtctagcaaggagttgtgtaaaaTACACTCAGCAAAGACACGATTCTCAACAAAATAATGGAAAAACACTCGGCATAGATGAAAAAGAACTCTTAGCAAAGAACAACACGTGACAAACTGACAATGGTCGGGCTTTCTGTGAACTCTccaggctttattaatttaaagtcgggcatatATATGCCTTTTATCTAAAGAAAACTGACAATGGTGGTGGAAACGTGTCCACGCATGGCATTGTTGATGGAAAGGAAACAACACATAATCTTTGCTAAGTGTAGCCTAACAAAAAATAGGCTAATATTTtgctttttcctcagaaagatcaTCTTCTCATTATCCATTGCATAGTTCATGAACTGTGCCTATATTTGGCACAAATGTGCATGTTGCTATCCCAAACAATATTGCCAAAATGCGTTTCTCACTTTTTGTTACAATTTTTTTGTCCATTTTCTAAGGGCACTAATGCTTTTTAAGGAAGTACAAATAATATGGAGCAACATTGCACATCTCCAATTTTTACTAAAAGTAGACTATATTGGATGCACAGTTCCCAAATATTTTGAACTTTCTAGATTTGTAGACTTCGGTCAAATTCTCGAAACTAATTCAAAAAGGAATTACAAGTGTGTT includes:
- the LOC124687399 gene encoding dof zinc finger protein 2-like isoform X1, encoding MDAAQWHQGLGLVKPMEEMIMTANQNPNANQNPPPAPATGAEAQRAAGPNPPAAAAGAASAGAGSTERKARPQKEKAINCPRCNSTNTKFCYYNNYSLQQPRYFCKTCRRYWTEGGSLRNVPVGGGSRKNKRSSSAVVSSAAAAAVSTSAAASGTIPVGMAAKNPKLMHEGAHDLNLAFPHHHGRVLHPSEYAAFPSLESSNVCNPAGAMAANGTGGRGIGAFSAMELLRSTGCYVPLPQVQLGMPPEYAAAGFALGEFRMPPPHQQHQQHQQQQHHQQQQQHQQQVQNMLGFSLDTGGGGGGGGGYGAGLQGTQESAAGRLLFPFEDLKPEVSAAGRGASGGGGDQYEHSKEQEGGGGGGGHETLGFWNNGMIGNGSSNDGGGGGGSW
- the LOC124687399 gene encoding dof zinc finger protein 2-like isoform X3, with protein sequence MDAAQWHQGLGLVKPMEEMIMTANQNPNANQNPPPAPATGAEAQRAAGPNPPAAAAGAASAGAGSTERKARPQKEKAINCPRCNSTNTKFCYYNNYSLQQPRYFCKTCRRYWTEGGSLRNVPVGGGSRKNKRSSSAVVSSAAAAAVSTSAAASGTIPVGMAAKNPKLMHEGAHDLNLAFPHHHGRVLHPSEYAAFPSLESSNVCNPAGAMAANGTGGRGIGAFSAMELLRSTGCYVPLPQVQLGMPPEYAAAGFALGEFRMPPPQQVQNMLGFSLDTGGGGGGGGGYGAGLQGTQESAAGRLLFPFEDLKPEVSAAGRGASGGGGDQYEHSKEQEGGGGGGGHETLGFWNNGMIGNGSSNDGGGGGGSW
- the LOC124687399 gene encoding dof zinc finger protein 2-like isoform X2: MDAAQWHQGLGLVKPMEEMIMTANQNPNANQNPPPAPATGAEAQRAAGPNPPAAAAGAASAGAGSTERKARPQKEKAINCPRCNSTNTKFCYYNNYSLQQPRYFCKTCRRYWTEGGSLRNVPVGGGSRKNKRSSSAVVSSAAAAAVSTSAAASGTIPVGMAAKNPKLMHEGAHDLNLAFPHHHGRVLHPSEYAAFPSLESSNVCNPAGAMAANGTGGRGIGAFSAMELLRSTGCYVPLPQVQLGMPPEYAAAGFALGEFRMPPPHQQQVQNMLGFSLDTGGGGGGGGGYGAGLQGTQESAAGRLLFPFEDLKPEVSAAGRGASGGGGDQYEHSKEQEGGGGGGGHETLGFWNNGMIGNGSSNDGGGGGGSW